The following coding sequences lie in one Alloacidobacterium dinghuense genomic window:
- a CDS encoding PadR family transcriptional regulator: MGEDKSDVLQGTLDLMVLKTLESMRSLHGYGIARRIEQVSNETIRLNQGSIYPALLRLEQRGWIKSEWGTSDNNRRAKYYSLSRIGRKQIEKETENWERIATTMARFLTTSR, translated from the coding sequence ATGGGGGAAGATAAGTCGGATGTGCTTCAGGGAACTCTCGATCTGATGGTATTGAAGACCCTGGAGTCCATGAGATCTTTGCACGGGTACGGGATTGCCCGCCGCATTGAGCAGGTAAGCAACGAAACCATCCGGCTGAACCAGGGGAGTATCTATCCCGCGCTTCTGCGTTTGGAGCAGCGGGGCTGGATCAAGTCGGAGTGGGGAACATCCGATAACAATCGCCGGGCCAAGTACTACTCGTTAAGCCGAATTGGACGGAAGCAGATTGAAAAGGAGACCGAGAACTGGGAGCGAATCGCGACAACGATGGCACGATTTCTCACCACCTCCCGCTAG
- a CDS encoding endonuclease/exonuclease/phosphatase family protein — MAAVPLVLLLTLILCSRTSAQNEHGADYIRSSQPPLLTYQELVTLGEQETIEPALGDKLNTLLTTPFVNNEAYFAGTKPLRPDLNGVGPSLRLVEWNIERGIEFDDIQSLLTDKQQFIAKVHSAAANGGSTAKADDQVLNAQMDVLQSADVLVLNELDWGMKRSDYRAVVKDLAKALKMNWAYGVEFVEVDPKVLGTQSFANVENESERKELEDLFSTDKTRLLGLHGTAILSRYPLRDVKLVPFKNQGYDWYNGEKKYGSIEAGKRKGASVVFGEAIVREVRRGGRTNLIATIDVPELPEGQVTIVATHLENRTTPKGRVKQADELLEMVRPIHNPVIIAGDMNTTGQDGSVMNVKSSLLKRANSPTFWATQGVKYATGVGLLMDVASFGFKTTKFQGDPTASGVPLMAPNPEQGFFKDLNDYHFDDGTRLDWRGDAELSVNGRNGTLGNSNERASKGFVTTFALPRTVSAVGKFRLDWILVKAYLKDDAGTADSYRFAPSFARTMNESNEALNPRLSDHAPISVDLPLTKPALAGSKK, encoded by the coding sequence GTGGCCGCGGTACCACTGGTGCTACTTCTGACACTGATCCTGTGTTCCAGGACATCAGCGCAGAATGAACACGGAGCGGATTACATCCGTAGTTCACAACCGCCACTCTTGACCTACCAGGAACTGGTGACCCTCGGCGAGCAGGAAACCATCGAACCTGCGCTAGGCGACAAACTCAACACTCTGTTGACGACTCCGTTTGTCAATAATGAGGCGTACTTCGCGGGAACAAAACCTCTTCGGCCCGACCTCAACGGGGTAGGTCCTTCGCTGCGCCTAGTCGAATGGAACATTGAGAGGGGAATAGAGTTTGATGACATTCAATCGTTGCTGACAGATAAGCAACAATTCATCGCCAAAGTGCACAGCGCTGCTGCCAATGGTGGGAGCACGGCAAAGGCAGACGACCAGGTATTAAACGCGCAGATGGACGTGCTCCAATCGGCAGACGTGCTGGTGCTGAATGAGCTCGATTGGGGCATGAAGCGAAGCGATTATCGGGCAGTGGTGAAGGATCTTGCCAAAGCACTGAAGATGAATTGGGCCTATGGAGTCGAGTTTGTAGAGGTTGATCCCAAGGTGTTAGGTACCCAGTCATTTGCCAATGTGGAGAATGAAAGCGAGCGAAAAGAGCTGGAGGATCTGTTCAGCACCGACAAGACACGTCTTCTGGGGCTGCACGGCACGGCAATTCTCTCTCGCTATCCACTTCGAGATGTGAAGCTCGTGCCCTTTAAAAATCAAGGTTACGACTGGTACAACGGCGAAAAGAAGTACGGGTCCATCGAGGCCGGTAAACGCAAGGGAGCGAGCGTGGTCTTCGGAGAAGCCATCGTGCGCGAGGTACGGCGCGGAGGGCGCACCAACCTGATTGCGACGATCGATGTACCGGAGCTTCCCGAGGGCCAGGTCACCATTGTTGCGACGCACCTTGAAAACCGCACCACGCCAAAGGGACGGGTTAAGCAGGCGGATGAGCTTCTTGAGATGGTTCGTCCGATTCACAATCCTGTGATCATCGCCGGGGATATGAATACGACAGGACAGGATGGCTCAGTTATGAACGTAAAATCATCACTGCTGAAAAGGGCGAACAGTCCTACATTTTGGGCCACACAAGGAGTCAAGTATGCAACCGGAGTGGGACTTCTGATGGACGTAGCCAGTTTTGGCTTTAAGACGACGAAGTTCCAAGGTGACCCGACTGCTTCCGGAGTGCCGCTAATGGCGCCGAATCCCGAGCAGGGATTCTTCAAGGATTTGAACGACTATCATTTCGATGACGGAACCAGGCTGGATTGGCGCGGGGATGCCGAACTATCGGTGAACGGCCGCAATGGGACTCTTGGCAATTCGAACGAGCGCGCGAGTAAGGGATTTGTTACAACATTTGCGTTGCCCCGAACCGTCTCGGCAGTTGGAAAATTCAGGCTCGACTGGATACTCGTGAAAGCCTATTTGAAGGACGATGCTGGAACGGCCGACTCCTATCGATTTGCGCCGAGCTTTGCACGCACCATGAATGAGTCCAACGAAGCGCTTAACCCGCGTCTGTCAGACCATGCGCCCATTAGTGTAGACCTCCCGCTCACAAAGCCGGCTTTGGCTGGATCAAAGAAATGA
- a CDS encoding integrase core domain-containing protein, with product MGRPRIPENLRRLIVAMVQDNPTWGEERVAAELSVKLGILVSPRTVRAYWPRESDPRSGRRTSSQHWRTFVRNHAQAIVAADFLVAITAGFRVLYVFVVMEVGSRRILHCNVTAHPTAGWTLQQFREAIPSDHGYRFLIHDRDTIFSAEVDKHLQAFGLKILRTPVQAPKANAYCERLMGTIRREWLDFLIPLNEKHLRRELREWVTHYNSGRPHSSLGPGIPNSPEYPPRSLRIRRHELPPACRIRIKDVLGGLHHEYWLEEVAA from the coding sequence ATGGGAAGACCGCGGATTCCAGAGAATCTTCGCCGGCTGATCGTAGCAATGGTGCAGGACAATCCGACCTGGGGCGAGGAGCGGGTGGCAGCGGAGCTTTCGGTGAAGCTTGGAATCTTGGTCTCCCCGCGAACGGTGCGAGCGTATTGGCCGCGAGAAAGTGATCCACGATCTGGGAGGAGAACTTCCTCGCAGCACTGGCGGACGTTTGTCCGCAATCACGCCCAGGCCATCGTGGCCGCTGATTTTTTGGTCGCGATCACAGCCGGGTTCCGAGTGCTATACGTGTTCGTGGTAATGGAGGTGGGAAGCCGTCGTATTCTGCACTGCAATGTCACGGCTCATCCGACTGCTGGTTGGACGTTGCAGCAGTTCCGCGAAGCCATTCCCAGCGATCATGGGTATCGCTTTCTCATCCATGATCGTGACACGATCTTCTCGGCGGAAGTTGACAAGCACTTGCAAGCATTTGGGCTGAAGATTCTGCGCACTCCGGTGCAAGCGCCTAAGGCCAACGCCTACTGCGAACGGCTGATGGGAACGATTCGTCGGGAGTGGCTAGACTTTCTTATTCCCTTGAACGAGAAGCACCTGCGAAGGGAACTACGAGAATGGGTGACTCACTACAATAGCGGACGCCCCCACTCCAGCCTGGGACCAGGCATTCCGAACTCCCCGGAATATCCACCACGATCCCTGAGAATTCGTCGGCATGAATTGCCACCCGCTTGCCGGATCAGAATCAAGGACGTTCTCGGTGGACTGCACCATGAATACTGGCTCGAGGAAGTTGCTGCATAA
- a CDS encoding ABC transporter permease, with amino-acid sequence MDQLRILLSRCIAFCHRKELDRDLDDELRSHIEFAIEENCRRGMSEEEARTAALCEFGGVTQIREEYRVQRSFPFVETLLRDIRYALRQLRDSPGFAVTAILTLAVGIGANVVTFSVLNGIVLRPLDVPHPENLLQIGDYESYPDYFDYQDRNQSFSGMLAYKVLSVGIGIDKSVSTSWGDAASGNYFDVLGLQPALGRFFHASDEHGLESAPYIVLGYDFWKRRFGASPHILGKVVTLNQHPFTVLGVAPHNFHGTDFFFWPDYWIPAVNAQQVTGWDDFDERRHRAFTLLGRLNPGITQQQATHDMGAIARQLAKQYSDDEGLTLTVHKPGPAGRRNDPTKQVLLVMTLLAVLVLVATCANLAGIFAARAANRSNELAICLAIGSSRWAVARQLLTEAVLVSLIGGINGTCFASLLLGTLSHWRPGDLPTHFLIAPDARVYLVAITLSITSGIAFALLPARQVWSTDVVQAIKGGYVFAGSLHRFAMRDALLLIQVAVCTLLVSSVLVAVRGMVQSLRAPLGIAPTDVTLAQVDLKVAGVPDPQSRIVQKRLLDTAAAIPGVTDAATSDYVPFLSAWVWSVYSWDTTQFSPSHVAFDALTYSVSPGYFQVAGTHLLSGRDFTPDDKPGAPTVAIVNMTFARRLFGTTRALGKRFKLFDPVKLKIIGVVEDGKYIDPGEDPQPTIFLAYAQGIGPYMVSSPITVLVRSPLPQDQIADALHHSLSQVVSTAPFSIVPWSGAIDRSMIPARTAALALGVMGLMAAMLAVTGILGMASYLVSKRMKEQGIRIALGARPFQVLHSTLKRPCLLLLAGLCLGLGASMLTDQLLTHIVSYASVRDPMILAAAMTMMTLLGLFAMAAPARRALAIDPAQLLRE; translated from the coding sequence ATGGACCAGCTTCGGATATTGCTGAGCCGCTGCATAGCGTTCTGTCACAGGAAAGAACTTGATAGAGATCTCGATGACGAACTGCGCTCGCATATCGAGTTTGCGATCGAAGAAAACTGTAGACGCGGCATGTCTGAAGAAGAGGCGCGAACTGCTGCGTTGTGCGAGTTTGGCGGAGTAACCCAGATCAGGGAAGAGTACCGGGTGCAACGAAGCTTTCCATTTGTGGAAACGCTTTTGCGCGATATTCGCTATGCGCTTCGGCAGCTGCGCGATTCTCCTGGCTTCGCCGTAACCGCCATCCTCACGCTCGCCGTTGGCATCGGTGCCAACGTGGTCACCTTCAGCGTGCTCAACGGCATCGTCCTGCGCCCTCTCGATGTGCCTCATCCCGAAAATCTGCTGCAGATCGGCGATTACGAGTCCTATCCCGATTACTTCGACTATCAGGACCGCAATCAGTCTTTCAGCGGAATGCTTGCCTACAAGGTCCTGAGCGTCGGCATCGGCATTGACAAATCGGTCTCAACAAGCTGGGGTGATGCCGCGTCCGGCAACTACTTCGACGTACTCGGCCTTCAGCCCGCTCTTGGCCGCTTCTTTCACGCCTCGGATGAGCACGGCCTCGAGTCGGCTCCCTACATCGTGCTCGGCTACGACTTCTGGAAGCGGCGTTTTGGCGCAAGCCCGCATATCCTCGGCAAAGTCGTCACGCTCAACCAGCATCCCTTCACCGTCCTCGGTGTCGCACCGCATAACTTTCACGGTACCGACTTCTTCTTCTGGCCTGACTACTGGATTCCAGCCGTCAACGCTCAGCAGGTCACCGGCTGGGACGACTTCGACGAGCGCAGGCACCGCGCGTTCACGCTCCTCGGCCGACTAAATCCTGGCATCACGCAGCAGCAGGCAACGCATGACATGGGAGCCATTGCGCGGCAGTTGGCAAAGCAGTATTCAGACGACGAGGGGCTCACCCTCACCGTGCACAAACCCGGTCCTGCCGGCAGGCGCAACGACCCCACAAAGCAAGTACTGCTCGTCATGACGCTTCTCGCCGTGCTCGTCCTGGTCGCTACATGCGCGAATCTCGCCGGCATCTTCGCGGCGCGCGCAGCAAACCGCAGCAACGAGCTCGCTATCTGTCTCGCCATCGGTTCCAGCCGCTGGGCTGTCGCGCGCCAGTTGCTGACGGAAGCCGTGCTTGTCTCTCTTATCGGCGGAATCAACGGAACCTGCTTCGCCAGCCTGCTGCTTGGCACCCTCAGTCACTGGCGCCCCGGCGACCTCCCCACCCACTTCCTCATCGCACCGGACGCGCGCGTCTATCTGGTCGCCATCACACTCTCCATCACCAGCGGCATCGCCTTTGCCCTCCTGCCAGCGCGACAGGTTTGGAGCACCGATGTTGTCCAGGCAATCAAAGGCGGTTACGTCTTCGCTGGATCCTTGCATCGCTTCGCCATGCGCGATGCCCTGCTTCTCATCCAGGTCGCCGTCTGCACTCTGCTGGTCAGTAGTGTGCTGGTCGCAGTACGTGGCATGGTCCAGAGTCTGCGCGCGCCGCTCGGCATCGCCCCCACCGACGTCACACTCGCCCAAGTCGATTTAAAGGTTGCCGGCGTCCCGGACCCGCAATCCCGAATCGTCCAGAAACGCCTGCTGGACACGGCGGCGGCCATTCCTGGGGTAACCGACGCCGCTACTTCTGACTACGTTCCATTCCTTAGCGCCTGGGTTTGGTCAGTCTACTCCTGGGACACCACGCAGTTCTCTCCCTCGCACGTCGCCTTTGACGCACTCACCTATTCCGTCTCTCCGGGTTATTTCCAAGTTGCCGGAACACATCTCCTCTCGGGGCGCGACTTCACCCCGGACGATAAGCCCGGCGCTCCGACTGTCGCCATCGTGAATATGACCTTCGCCCGCCGCCTCTTCGGCACCACCCGCGCCCTGGGAAAGCGCTTCAAGCTCTTCGACCCTGTCAAATTGAAAATCATCGGCGTCGTCGAAGACGGAAAATACATTGACCCCGGTGAGGATCCACAGCCCACGATCTTTCTCGCCTACGCGCAGGGCATCGGGCCGTACATGGTCTCCAGCCCGATCACTGTACTCGTCCGCTCACCGTTGCCGCAGGACCAGATCGCCGACGCTCTGCACCACTCTCTCTCGCAGGTCGTCAGCACCGCGCCGTTCTCCATCGTTCCGTGGAGTGGAGCCATCGATCGTTCCATGATCCCCGCTCGCACCGCCGCCCTCGCTCTCGGCGTCATGGGCCTCATGGCAGCCATGCTCGCTGTCACGGGCATTTTAGGAATGGCTTCCTATTTGGTCTCGAAGCGGATGAAGGAGCAAGGAATCCGAATCGCACTCGGCGCACGGCCTTTTCAGGTATTGCACTCGACACTCAAAAGACCGTGCCTATTGTTGCTCGCTGGACTATGTCTTGGGTTAGGAGCGAGCATGCTCACCGACCAGCTATTAACTCACATCGTTTCCTATGCTTCGGTTCGCGATCCAATGATTCTCGCGGCGGCAATGACCATGATGACCTTACTTGGCCTTTTCGCCATGGCGGCACCAGCCCGGCGCGCTCTGGCGATCGACCCTGCGCAGTTACTGCGCGAATAG
- a CDS encoding IS110 family transposase: MGHVTALTWVLEVGEVERFHSVKKAISYCGLCSGEKTSADSSRRMPISKQRNRHLQTVLLEAAHLAPRLNPELAVLYEREAAQSNYNQATIAVARKLAAYLLAIDRGERAFVTHQVHSSVAA; this comes from the coding sequence ATCGGCCACGTCACGGCGCTGACCTGGGTGCTCGAAGTCGGCGAGGTTGAGCGGTTCCACTCCGTCAAGAAGGCCATCAGTTACTGCGGTCTGTGCAGCGGAGAGAAGACCTCGGCCGACAGTTCCAGACGCATGCCCATCTCCAAGCAGCGCAATCGGCACTTGCAGACGGTGCTGTTGGAGGCCGCGCATCTGGCTCCGAGACTCAACCCGGAGCTGGCCGTTCTATACGAGCGCGAAGCCGCGCAGAGCAACTACAACCAGGCTACCATCGCCGTCGCCCGCAAGCTGGCGGCGTACCTTTTGGCCATCGATCGCGGAGAACGTGCCTTCGTGACTCACCAGGTTCACAGCAGCGTCGCAGCATAA
- a CDS encoding tyrosine-type recombinase/integrase, which produces MCPDSRRQAESDLPKDFVLHSLRHTMLTRLGESGVDAFTIMRIAGYSSIVVSQRYIHPTPEAVERAFERLQLGSSEAALEPRRLSATVG; this is translated from the coding sequence TTGTGCCCCGATAGTAGACGGCAAGCGGAGAGCGATCTTCCGAAGGACTTTGTACTTCACTCGCTACGCCATACAATGCTTACAAGGCTTGGAGAGTCGGGCGTGGATGCTTTCACCATCATGCGTATCGCGGGATACAGTAGCATCGTGGTCAGTCAGCGCTACATCCACCCAACACCAGAGGCAGTCGAAAGAGCTTTCGAGCGCCTTCAGCTTGGAAGCTCAGAGGCCGCTTTGGAGCCAAGACGCCTATCCGCTACAGTTGGTTGA
- a CDS encoding phosphatase PAP2 family protein produces the protein MPDAPPAQIPVTEKDLPLAILKDQVPIWTSPVRLRTHDLIWLLPLGAATGVTLATDSDAMRNVSRDRDFNKDSVNASNYLLGCEIAVPVGLYGVGLFKSNVHARETGILSGEAFADSVVVEEVTKIIFRRERPLYNNAAGDFFAPNTGANGSFPSSHSMLAWTLAGVVAGEYPSKLVQVGVYSIASGVSLMRVLGQEHFPSDVLVGGTAGWLIGHYVFEKRHIYHAARALRAKPGIER, from the coding sequence TTGCCCGACGCTCCACCGGCGCAAATTCCAGTGACCGAGAAGGATCTGCCACTAGCAATCCTGAAAGACCAAGTCCCGATCTGGACCAGTCCGGTGCGGCTCAGGACGCATGACCTGATTTGGTTGCTGCCACTGGGGGCAGCAACTGGTGTGACACTTGCGACCGACTCGGACGCTATGCGCAACGTTTCGCGCGACCGGGATTTCAACAAGGACAGCGTGAACGCGTCGAACTACCTGCTGGGCTGCGAGATTGCCGTACCGGTTGGGCTTTATGGCGTTGGACTCTTCAAGAGCAACGTGCATGCGCGCGAGACAGGCATCTTGAGCGGTGAAGCGTTTGCGGATAGTGTGGTAGTCGAAGAAGTCACGAAGATCATTTTCCGGCGGGAGCGTCCTCTCTATAACAACGCGGCTGGCGATTTTTTTGCCCCGAACACAGGTGCGAATGGCTCGTTTCCCTCGTCACACAGCATGCTGGCGTGGACGTTGGCAGGAGTGGTGGCGGGCGAGTATCCGTCGAAGTTGGTACAAGTCGGCGTGTACTCTATTGCCTCGGGCGTGAGCTTGATGCGCGTCCTAGGACAAGAGCATTTCCCAAGCGATGTCCTTGTGGGCGGCACTGCGGGATGGCTGATCGGACACTACGTCTTCGAGAAACGTCACATATACCACGCGGCTCGTGCGCTGCGAGCGAAGCCCGGGATTGAAAGATAA
- a CDS encoding glycoside hydrolase family 13 protein → MFWPKIVRTLVATALLSCAAAIPAQQLVNGYEPKWWKEAVVYQVYPRSFKDSNGDGIGDLAGITSKLDYLQKLGVNVIWLSPHFDSPNVDGGYDIRDYRKVMAEFGTMSDFDTLLAGIKQRHMRLIIDLVVNHTSDENKWFVESRSSKTNPYRDFYIWRPGHTAPDGTRTPPNNYPSYFSGPAWTLDPKTNEYYLHYFTVHQPDLNWENPKVREDVYSIMRFWLDRGVDGFRMDVIPLVSKPTGMPDLTAEQLKDPPNAYANGPHLAEYLREMNREVLSKYDTMTVGEATGTTLAQTDSLVGDGRHELDMVFNFDAALLRHPDFGPPGLAPWSLPALKAIYDSHAVVLTKHDWDTVFLSNHDSPRVVSTFGDDSPAMRVSSAKLLETMILTLRGTPFLYEGDELGMTNYPFKQLADYSDIAVKNAYKAEVETGKISAASFLADQAKLTRDNARTPMQWDSSPEAGFTTGTHPWLAVNPNYRQINAAQEESDPASVLNYVRTLIKLRAHTLAFVYGDYQDLDPQNEKIYAYTRTLGEKKYLVIENFSSGPVTYTLPNGLKAATLLLSDIPASHEENASTLNLAPWESRIYKQ, encoded by the coding sequence ATGTTCTGGCCCAAGATCGTTCGTACTCTTGTCGCTACCGCCCTCCTGTCGTGTGCCGCCGCAATTCCCGCTCAGCAGCTCGTCAACGGCTACGAACCCAAGTGGTGGAAGGAAGCCGTCGTTTACCAGGTTTATCCGCGCTCGTTCAAGGACTCGAATGGCGACGGCATCGGCGACCTGGCCGGGATCACCTCGAAGCTTGATTACCTGCAGAAGCTGGGCGTCAATGTCATCTGGCTGAGCCCGCACTTCGACTCTCCCAACGTCGATGGAGGCTACGACATCCGCGACTATCGCAAGGTCATGGCCGAGTTCGGGACCATGTCGGACTTTGACACGCTTCTCGCGGGCATCAAGCAGCGCCACATGCGCCTCATCATTGACCTGGTCGTCAATCACACATCGGACGAAAACAAGTGGTTCGTCGAATCTCGCAGCAGCAAAACGAATCCGTACCGCGACTTCTACATCTGGCGGCCGGGCCACACCGCGCCTGATGGCACTCGCACGCCGCCCAACAACTACCCATCCTATTTCTCGGGTCCAGCCTGGACCCTGGACCCCAAGACCAACGAATATTACCTCCACTACTTTACGGTCCATCAGCCCGATCTCAACTGGGAAAACCCGAAGGTCCGCGAAGATGTCTACTCGATCATGCGCTTCTGGCTGGACAGAGGCGTCGACGGTTTCCGTATGGACGTCATCCCGCTGGTCTCAAAACCCACCGGCATGCCTGACCTGACTGCCGAGCAGCTTAAAGACCCGCCGAACGCCTACGCCAACGGTCCTCATCTCGCCGAGTACCTCCGCGAGATGAATCGCGAAGTCCTGTCAAAGTACGACACCATGACCGTCGGTGAAGCGACCGGCACAACCCTTGCTCAAACCGACTCGCTAGTGGGCGATGGTCGCCACGAACTCGACATGGTCTTCAACTTCGACGCGGCCCTGCTCCGCCACCCTGACTTCGGACCTCCCGGCCTCGCCCCCTGGTCCCTGCCCGCACTCAAAGCGATCTACGACTCCCACGCCGTAGTACTCACCAAACATGATTGGGATACTGTCTTCCTTTCCAATCATGACAGTCCTCGCGTCGTCTCCACATTCGGCGATGACTCGCCTGCCATGCGCGTTTCCTCCGCGAAGCTTTTGGAAACCATGATTCTGACCCTGCGCGGCACGCCCTTTCTCTACGAGGGAGACGAGCTTGGCATGACGAATTATCCCTTCAAGCAGCTCGCCGATTACAGCGACATCGCGGTCAAGAATGCTTACAAGGCCGAGGTGGAAACCGGCAAAATCTCTGCCGCGTCCTTTCTTGCTGATCAAGCAAAGCTCACCCGGGACAACGCCCGCACCCCAATGCAGTGGGATAGTTCTCCCGAAGCCGGCTTCACCACCGGTACTCATCCCTGGCTCGCAGTCAATCCCAACTACAGGCAGATCAACGCTGCCCAGGAAGAGTCTGACCCGGCCTCTGTGCTCAATTATGTGCGGACGCTCATCAAGCTACGCGCTCATACCCTCGCCTTCGTCTACGGTGACTATCAAGATCTCGACCCGCAGAACGAAAAGATTTACGCCTACACCCGCACCCTCGGCGAGAAAAAGTACCTCGTGATAGAAAACTTCAGCTCCGGCCCCGTCACTTACACGCTACCCAACGGGCTAAAGGCTGCAACGCTCCTTCTGTCCGACATCCCCGCGTCCCACGAGGAGAACGCGTCCACCCTTAATCTCGCCCCTTGGGAATCCCGCATCTACAAGCAATAA
- a CDS encoding tetratricopeptide repeat protein, with the protein MSRQLDQSFLLERQGKFDKAIQILQSLVDSGISTGPDLGKAWTLLGLAYKEQGQFQQAQHAYEQGLHIFEGDEQHTADYASTLEYFAALYRAMRQEQNAIKMGLKAAAIDAQRCDYAGLTRIYTDIAGAAIQQHNKKTAKVYLQKAITESKLAVGLTDDDSAALDSTEALFASTNGKTQEAVTKYGQALGLWKSLHGEQHLFTGWGYVLLGQALATNGQSQDGLVNLQRGLNILEQTVGDQNPKYLVGEILYAKVLDQSGRHSEALQLRGQAEQSLEGLLNRQCTNCTVSVATLLQK; encoded by the coding sequence GTGTCCAGGCAGCTAGATCAATCATTTCTCCTTGAACGACAGGGAAAGTTCGACAAGGCTATTCAAATTCTGCAATCACTTGTCGATTCTGGAATATCTACTGGGCCCGATCTCGGAAAAGCATGGACTCTATTAGGATTGGCATACAAAGAGCAGGGGCAGTTTCAACAAGCTCAGCACGCGTATGAACAAGGACTGCACATCTTCGAAGGAGATGAACAGCACACTGCAGACTATGCCAGCACGCTCGAATACTTCGCGGCTCTTTATCGAGCTATGAGACAAGAACAAAATGCGATAAAGATGGGATTAAAGGCGGCCGCGATCGATGCTCAACGCTGTGATTACGCTGGTTTGACCAGGATATACACAGACATCGCGGGGGCCGCGATCCAGCAGCACAATAAAAAGACTGCCAAGGTTTATCTTCAGAAGGCCATCACGGAATCCAAACTTGCCGTCGGATTGACCGATGATGATTCGGCTGCCCTTGACTCGACTGAGGCATTGTTTGCAAGTACGAATGGAAAGACTCAGGAAGCAGTCACGAAATACGGACAAGCTCTAGGCCTCTGGAAGAGTCTGCATGGTGAGCAACACCTGTTCACTGGCTGGGGCTATGTGCTGCTGGGGCAGGCACTAGCTACGAATGGACAGTCTCAAGATGGGCTTGTGAATTTGCAACGAGGGCTCAACATTCTTGAGCAGACCGTGGGAGATCAGAATCCCAAATACCTGGTGGGAGAAATCCTATACGCCAAAGTGCTTGATCAATCGGGGAGGCACTCTGAAGCATTACAGCTCCGGGGTCAGGCTGAGCAGTCCTTGGAAGGACTTCTGAACCGTCAATGCACAAATTGCACAGTGAGTGTGGCAACCCTTCTCCAGAAGTGA